In Leptospira bourretii, a genomic segment contains:
- a CDS encoding MBL fold metallo-hydrolase, which translates to MIVLLSKKRNRKFQTYKVCFGLILVKFLYLPLSLLLFFVLSCFADASVRKSHHTKNGFQNPNPNIQAKGLSDILVWQYQRFQLTTSLDPADYPPFPVVGNDGKALNANLSKLSVTWVGHATTLIQIDGVNILTDPIWSERCSPISFIGPKRYTPPGIKIEDLPPIDIVVLSHNHYDHTDLPTLKQLEEKFHPLVLTGLGNKKLLLGEGMKNVREMDWWEKTNWKDIDITFTPTQHFSGRGLFDRNESLWGSYLISGETEKVYFGGDTGYYTHFREVAERLGEIDVAILPIGATEPRWMMEAVHVDPKEAVQAFSDLKAKYMVPMHYMTFVLSDEKLDSPVPRTKEELKRSGISEDRLVPLKIGESRFF; encoded by the coding sequence ATGATCGTTCTTCTTTCCAAAAAACGCAATCGAAAATTCCAAACATACAAAGTTTGTTTCGGTCTAATCCTCGTGAAGTTCCTATACTTACCTTTGTCCCTTCTTCTTTTTTTTGTTTTGTCCTGTTTTGCAGACGCTAGTGTTCGTAAATCCCACCACACAAAAAATGGATTCCAAAATCCCAATCCCAACATTCAAGCAAAAGGCCTCTCTGATATTTTGGTCTGGCAATACCAAAGGTTCCAGTTAACGACAAGTTTGGATCCGGCAGATTATCCTCCTTTTCCTGTCGTGGGAAATGACGGAAAGGCACTGAATGCCAACCTTTCCAAACTTTCGGTGACTTGGGTGGGGCATGCCACCACTCTCATCCAAATTGACGGAGTAAATATTCTGACAGATCCGATTTGGAGCGAAAGATGTTCTCCTATTAGTTTTATTGGTCCAAAACGTTATACACCTCCAGGGATCAAAATTGAAGACTTACCTCCCATTGACATAGTGGTTTTATCACATAACCATTACGACCATACGGATTTACCAACTCTCAAACAATTAGAGGAAAAATTTCATCCTCTTGTGCTCACCGGTCTAGGTAACAAGAAATTATTGTTAGGCGAAGGTATGAAAAATGTTAGGGAGATGGATTGGTGGGAAAAAACAAATTGGAAGGATATCGATATTACTTTTACTCCAACCCAACACTTCAGCGGGAGAGGACTTTTTGATCGAAATGAATCTCTCTGGGGGAGTTATCTCATTTCCGGCGAAACAGAAAAAGTCTACTTTGGGGGAGATACCGGTTATTATACCCATTTCCGAGAAGTGGCGGAACGGTTGGGAGAAATTGATGTTGCGATTTTGCCAATCGGTGCCACAGAACCTCGTTGGATGATGGAGGCGGTTCATGTGGATCCAAAAGAAGCAGTCCAAGCCTTTTCTGATCTGAAAGCAAAGTATATGGTGCCAATGCACTACATGACCTTTGTCCTTTCCGATGAAAAACTAGATTCTCCTGTGCCTCGCACCAAAGAAGAGCTAAAACGATCGGGAATCTCCGAAGATCGATTGGTTCCTTTAAAAATTGGAGAATCTCGGTTTTTTTAG
- a CDS encoding YdcF family protein → MDSIFFTLSKLATVLLFPLPFFFLLALFALLKTKSGHGKFRLFQIILFLYLTSNAYVANYLLQTLEKDYPPVKISDLPKSDVAVVLGGMIQTISSHPGRPELTDSADRLTDAVRIYKAGKVKKILFTGGSGLLFADAYREADLAKEIFIDLGVPEKDLIWENQSRNTYENAVETKKLLQEKKLEKTILITSAFHMKRAAGCFEKQEIPFIPYPTDYRSTNLNSGAFELYIPSASFLDQTSLAVKEWVGYFVYRYKSFL, encoded by the coding sequence ATGGATTCTATCTTTTTTACCCTTTCCAAACTCGCGACGGTTCTCCTCTTTCCTCTTCCATTCTTTTTCCTATTGGCTCTGTTCGCCCTACTAAAAACAAAATCAGGACATGGGAAGTTTCGACTCTTTCAGATCATTTTATTTTTATACTTAACATCCAATGCTTATGTTGCCAACTACCTTCTCCAAACTTTAGAAAAAGACTACCCGCCTGTAAAAATTTCCGATCTTCCAAAATCAGATGTAGCAGTCGTGTTAGGTGGGATGATCCAAACGATCTCGTCCCACCCTGGTAGACCGGAACTCACTGATTCCGCAGATCGACTAACAGATGCAGTGCGGATCTATAAAGCAGGGAAGGTAAAAAAGATTTTGTTTACGGGAGGATCTGGACTTCTTTTTGCCGATGCCTACCGAGAAGCAGATCTTGCCAAAGAGATATTCATAGACCTAGGGGTTCCTGAAAAAGACTTAATTTGGGAAAACCAGTCCCGAAACACCTATGAAAATGCAGTGGAAACAAAGAAATTACTCCAGGAAAAAAAATTAGAAAAAACTATCCTCATCACCTCGGCCTTCCATATGAAACGTGCGGCGGGTTGTTTTGAAAAACAAGAAATTCCTTTTATTCCCTATCCAACAGACTATCGTTCCACCAATTTAAACTCAGGTGCTTTTGAACTTTACATTCCTTCGGCAAGTTTTTTAGACCAAACCTCGCTTGCCGTCAAGGAGTGGGTGGGATATTTCGTTTATCGCTACAAATCCTTTTTATAA
- a CDS encoding cytochrome c maturation protein CcmE has product MNRKFLTLLFLIGLSLGGIAYFSSQETSYLLLDASELAANQTKYSDQNLRVRGFVRVGSLVREGKKAKFDLELNDQIIPVLFTGATLLPDAFKEGARARVDGKLDHGVLVATHVEAKCASKYEAGYAEEQ; this is encoded by the coding sequence ATGAATCGTAAGTTTTTAACTCTTTTGTTTCTCATCGGGCTCTCTCTTGGCGGGATTGCTTATTTTTCCTCTCAGGAAACTTCCTATCTCCTTTTGGATGCTTCGGAACTGGCAGCCAACCAAACCAAATACTCAGACCAAAACCTACGTGTCAGAGGATTTGTCCGGGTGGGGAGTCTTGTCCGCGAGGGGAAAAAAGCCAAATTCGATTTGGAACTCAATGATCAAATCATCCCAGTCTTATTTACGGGAGCTACACTTTTACCTGACGCCTTCAAAGAAGGAGCCAGAGCCCGAGTGGATGGGAAATTAGACCACGGGGTACTTGTTGCCACTCATGTAGAAGCCAAATGTGCTTCCAAATATGAAGCGGGATACGCCGAGGAACAATGA
- a CDS encoding heme lyase CcmF/NrfE family subunit, translated as MNNLGTILLSASLAILIFSALQTIYGIYKQERKAIELGRLALMTNPFVIILTFTVLLTQLVRSDYSNYYVVMHSSEHLPLFYKMTSIWSGSSGSLLFWNLILNVFTFIVLWQTRKSIEDRIPMMNLILAVLSGFFSFLAVFYGDAQPFREFVPEAAAGRGLNPLLQHWAMIIHPPILYIGYVSISIPFAIAMSALVSGQLSEDWMKFIRKWTLFSWFFLGTGILLGSKWAYEELGWGGYWAWDPVENASLMPWLLTSAFVHSVVIQERRGMLKFWNMLLVILAFHFSLLGTWITRSGVLEGPHSFSKSTIGTPFIIYIIGSFLFFTGFVVYRRKHLTPERNLEAITSKEGSFLLNNFLLVLSTAAILLGVFSPLLYGKEFKAPWFNSWGVPAGIFLLLLMGAAPLLAWRKGAGAVFFSTLFKPLIAGVIGGGLYILFYSQNFTKPDSKYGDVLAEVYSVLTVTIGIFTISGIIQEYYRGIKARREEYKNENIFVAGYRMLLKNKRRYGGYLVHFSLVLIFIGYAGNAFKINTSVRFFYELQPPTSEEIVYQSIDKAMIGGYQIEASTLKLKPVLISGLGGEPNIQNVIVSQEGTYGIFRGTNKLSDLTTERRFYPQISHLTGDFETHIPTSEPAILSMTKEDFYIQLGAIETSDLKSENPDLPLMFMQYYFTPGSEMDKLKFFLNFPRQIVANLEVWVNPLVKLIWIGSLLYFLSGIFLLLPAGENKKKVVG; from the coding sequence ATGAACAATTTAGGAACCATCCTTCTCTCCGCCTCTCTTGCCATCTTAATTTTTTCCGCATTACAAACCATCTACGGAATCTATAAACAAGAACGAAAAGCCATCGAACTAGGTCGTTTGGCTCTGATGACAAATCCTTTTGTCATCATCTTAACCTTTACGGTTTTACTCACACAACTCGTAAGATCAGACTATAGCAACTATTATGTGGTCATGCATTCCAGTGAACACTTACCGCTATTTTACAAAATGACATCCATCTGGTCTGGATCTTCGGGAAGTTTATTATTTTGGAATTTAATTCTAAACGTTTTTACTTTTATTGTTTTATGGCAAACACGTAAGTCCATTGAAGACAGAATCCCGATGATGAATCTCATCCTTGCGGTTCTTTCTGGATTTTTTTCTTTCCTCGCTGTTTTTTATGGAGATGCACAACCATTCCGTGAATTTGTTCCAGAAGCAGCTGCTGGTCGTGGACTCAATCCCCTCCTCCAACATTGGGCGATGATCATCCACCCTCCCATCCTTTACATTGGTTATGTGAGTATCTCGATTCCTTTTGCAATTGCTATGTCGGCTCTTGTATCAGGACAACTCTCAGAAGATTGGATGAAGTTCATTCGCAAATGGACTTTGTTTTCTTGGTTTTTTCTTGGAACAGGAATTTTACTCGGATCCAAATGGGCCTATGAAGAGTTAGGTTGGGGCGGATACTGGGCTTGGGATCCTGTTGAAAATGCATCCCTTATGCCTTGGTTACTCACCAGTGCCTTTGTTCATTCGGTTGTCATCCAAGAACGTAGAGGGATGTTAAAGTTCTGGAATATGTTACTTGTGATCCTTGCCTTCCACTTTAGTTTGCTTGGAACTTGGATCACTCGTTCTGGAGTACTCGAAGGCCCTCATAGTTTTTCCAAATCAACCATTGGGACTCCATTTATTATTTATATCATAGGAAGTTTTTTATTTTTTACAGGTTTTGTTGTGTATCGAAGAAAGCACCTAACACCTGAAAGAAATCTGGAAGCCATTACTTCCAAAGAAGGCAGTTTCCTTTTAAACAACTTTTTACTTGTTTTATCCACCGCAGCCATTTTGCTCGGTGTCTTTTCTCCTCTTTTATATGGAAAAGAATTCAAAGCTCCTTGGTTTAATTCTTGGGGAGTACCAGCAGGGATTTTTCTTCTACTTCTGATGGGAGCAGCACCTCTTCTGGCATGGAGAAAAGGCGCAGGAGCTGTGTTTTTTTCCACTCTCTTCAAACCATTGATTGCAGGGGTGATCGGTGGTGGACTCTACATTCTTTTTTATTCGCAAAACTTTACAAAACCAGACAGTAAGTATGGAGATGTTTTAGCAGAGGTGTATTCTGTATTAACAGTTACTATCGGTATATTCACTATTTCGGGAATCATCCAAGAATACTATCGAGGGATCAAAGCACGAAGAGAAGAATACAAAAACGAAAACATCTTCGTTGCTGGATACAGAATGTTACTCAAAAACAAACGGCGGTATGGTGGATACTTAGTACACTTTTCACTCGTTTTAATTTTTATTGGGTATGCGGGAAATGCATTTAAGATAAATACATCGGTTCGTTTCTTTTATGAACTACAACCACCAACATCGGAGGAAATTGTTTACCAATCCATCGACAAAGCAATGATTGGTGGGTATCAAATCGAAGCCTCCACTCTCAAATTAAAGCCAGTTCTCATTTCTGGACTTGGTGGGGAACCGAACATTCAAAACGTGATTGTCTCCCAAGAAGGAACTTACGGAATCTTTCGAGGCACAAATAAACTAAGTGATCTGACAACAGAACGTAGATTTTATCCTCAAATTTCCCACCTAACAGGAGATTTCGAAACCCATATTCCTACGAGTGAACCTGCCATTCTTTCCATGACCAAAGAAGACTTTTATATCCAACTTGGGGCCATTGAAACCTCGGATTTAAAATCAGAAAACCCTGATCTTCCTTTGATGTTTATGCAGTATTATTTCACTCCTGGTTCAGAGATGGATAAACTAAAATTTTTCCTCAACTTCCCAAGACAAATTGTAGCAAACCTGGAAGTATGGGTGAACCCTCTGGTCAAACTGATTTGGATTGGTTCCCTACTCTATTTTTTATCAGGAATATTCCTATTATTACCTGCGGGCGAAAACAAAAAGAAGGTGGTTGGTTAA
- a CDS encoding cytochrome c-type biogenesis protein CcmH, which translates to MDFTIPNKIPSHQFGSETYKFKPRKIEQKTKLQVFKRSLSQLVLFLGFCLLFPSFLFAQKTTTNLKEEAQIQTFLKVTEQIRCICLPSLPIQSCSFNMCAASSYLKTFIENRIKDGMKEEEIVSKMENGFGTSVLQDPIVVMFQESGNQGMVDSIVYGFGPKILAQPDGTWINFTLFAIGVLGLFGIYKYGTKKKKDQAEAKTKLTSGDLKSTTEQIKNKIRKFEEES; encoded by the coding sequence ATGGATTTTACGATTCCAAACAAAATCCCTTCACATCAGTTTGGTTCTGAAACATACAAATTCAAACCAAGAAAAATCGAACAAAAAACTAAGTTACAAGTTTTCAAACGATCCCTTTCCCAACTCGTTTTGTTCCTTGGATTTTGTTTGTTATTTCCTAGCTTCCTTTTTGCACAAAAAACAACCACCAACCTCAAAGAAGAGGCGCAGATCCAAACTTTTCTAAAAGTGACAGAACAAATTCGATGTATTTGTTTGCCAAGTCTCCCCATCCAATCTTGTTCGTTTAACATGTGTGCGGCGTCAAGTTATCTTAAAACCTTTATTGAAAACCGAATCAAAGACGGGATGAAAGAAGAAGAAATCGTTTCTAAAATGGAAAATGGATTTGGAACTTCTGTGTTACAAGACCCGATTGTTGTGATGTTTCAGGAAAGTGGAAACCAAGGAATGGTGGATTCCATTGTGTATGGTTTTGGACCAAAAATTTTGGCACAACCTGATGGTACCTGGATCAACTTTACCTTGTTTGCCATTGGAGTTCTTGGACTTTTTGGAATCTACAAATATGGAACAAAAAAGAAAAAAGACCAAGCAGAAGCAAAAACAAAACTAACATCAGGTGACTTAAAATCCACCACAGAACAAATCAAAAACAAAATCCGTAAATTCGAAGAAGAATCTTAA